CTTCGCCGCCTGCGGCGCCGCGGCCGCGGGCGGCAAGACGGCCCGCCCGGGTTCGGTGCAGACCGGGCTCGCCGCCTACTACGCCGACAGCCTGCACGGCAGGAAGACCGCGAGCGGCGCGACGTACGACAAGGACGCCCTGACCGCCGCGCACCGCACCCTGCCGTTCGGGACGATCGTGGAGGTGACGAACCTCGCGAACAGGAGGACCGTCCGCGTCGAGATCAACGATCGCGGCCCCTTCGGCGACGCGGATCGCGTCATCGACCTGTCGCGCGCGGCCGCGGAGCGGATCGACATGATCCGCGCGGGCGTCGTGCGCGTGCGCGTCGAGGTCGTGGAAATGCCGCCGGGCTAGAGCGGGATCGCGCGGATCCACCCGTGCCTGTCGGGTTCCTCTCCCAGCTGGATGCCGGTGAGCTTCTTGTAGAGCTTGGTGCAGTGCTCGCCGGGCGTGTCGTCCTGCCGGTAGACCGCCTTGCGCTCCCCGAAGGTGATCGAGCCGACCGGCGTGATCACGGCCGCCGTGCCGCAGCACCCCGCGTCGACAAACTGGAAGATCTCCTCGACGTCGACGAGGCGCCGCTCGGGGCGCATCCCGAGCTCCTCGGCGATCGTCACGATGGACATGTTCGTGATCGACGGCAGGATCGACGGGCTCTTCGGGGTCACGTACTGGCCGTCCTTGGTGACGCCGAAGAAGTTGGCCGGTCCGGACTCGTCGAGGTAGCGCTTCTCCTTGGCGTCGAGGTAGAGCACCTCGGTGTAGCCCGCCTTCTTGGCGCGCAGGCTGGCGCGCAGGCCCGAGGCGTAGTTGCCGCCGACCTTGACGTCGCCGAGCCCGTTCGGGGCGGCGCGGTCGTATTCGTTTTCCACTATCAGGTGGACCGGCTTGAAGCCGGTCTTGAAGTACGGCCCGACCGGGGTGAC
The sequence above is drawn from the Pseudomonadota bacterium genome and encodes:
- a CDS encoding branched-chain amino acid aminotransferase translates to MEKAKLDWKNLAFGYHETDYNIRYTWKDGKWSEGVITGDITMPMHMAATCLHYGQEAFEGLKVFEQKDGRAVVFRVEENARRLIRSAEKTFMAPVPEELFIDAVLRVVKANAKYIPPYGTGASLYVRPLLIGTGPQVGVKPADEYMFIVFVTPVGPYFKTGFKPVHLIVENEYDRAAPNGLGDVKVGGNYASGLRASLRAKKAGYTEVLYLDAKEKRYLDESGPANFFGVTKDGQYVTPKSPSILPSITNMSIVTIAEELGMRPERRLVDVEEIFQFVDAGCCGTAAVITPVGSITFGERKAVYRQDDTPGEHCTKLYKKLTGIQLGEEPDRHGWIRAIPL
- a CDS encoding septal ring lytic transglycosylase RlpA family protein → FAACGAAAAGGKTARPGSVQTGLAAYYADSLHGRKTASGATYDKDALTAAHRTLPFGTIVEVTNLANRRTVRVEINDRGPFGDADRVIDLSRAAAERIDMIRAGVVRVRVEVVEMPPG